In Streptococcus respiraculi, one DNA window encodes the following:
- a CDS encoding DUF2812 domain-containing protein, protein MKKHKIFVTIPDEEKWINQIQSQGYRLIKVNPYTAAYTFEKVEQKTDIPIVRIDYRKFASKQDYFDYLFLFAECGWTLIPGSNRESCQYFTHTDNDGDADIFSDNESRNALYKRVRQQALTLFTIFIANFTIIFQLSSHHQQNIWNLKELYLTPNLWEKSGFDFWSAFLFETPFALLRSMFPALIILGGALFYLYVAYKNKPKKQE, encoded by the coding sequence ATGAAAAAGCATAAAATCTTTGTAACAATCCCAGATGAAGAAAAATGGATTAACCAAATTCAATCTCAGGGCTATCGATTGATAAAGGTCAACCCCTATACAGCAGCTTATACCTTTGAAAAAGTTGAGCAAAAAACGGACATACCCATCGTACGGATTGACTACCGAAAGTTTGCTTCTAAGCAGGATTATTTCGATTATCTTTTTCTCTTTGCAGAATGTGGCTGGACTCTGATTCCTGGTAGCAACCGCGAAAGCTGTCAGTATTTCACGCATACTGACAATGACGGTGACGCTGATATTTTTTCAGATAACGAATCCCGCAATGCCCTCTACAAGCGTGTGAGACAGCAGGCTCTGACTCTTTTTACTATCTTTATAGCAAACTTCACTATTATCTTCCAACTCAGCTCTCATCACCAACAAAACATTTGGAACTTGAAAGAACTCTATCTGACTCCAAATTTATGGGAAAAATCAGGTTTTGACTTCTGGTCGGCTTTTCTATTTGAAACTCCCTTTGCCCTTTTGCGAAGTATGTTCCCTGCCCTCATTATCTTAGGAGGCGCCCTTTTTTACCTCTATGTAGCTTATAAAAATAAACCTAAAAAACAGGAGTGA